In Heteronotia binoei isolate CCM8104 ecotype False Entrance Well chromosome 1, APGP_CSIRO_Hbin_v1, whole genome shotgun sequence, the genomic window GTTACAAATTCATAGCCCTTATTTGGGTtgaaaggcagcacagaaatgttttaaataattttaaaaattaatattcaaACATGCTGGTAATTTCAGTTCAAATAATATAATGTATTTTACTTTGCAGATAGCAAAAAAGATGCTTATGTATGGCAGAATGCCTGTAACCCTTTCAAGTAAGACTTGTAATTTTTCCTATAGAAATTGAAAATATTTATACTTTTAATTCAATAAACATGCCAAACAGTACAGTTTTATATTCTGTGCTGCCAAGGGGGAATGGTTCTTGTTCACTAAGGGGTATGGAGGCAATAAACAGACAAGCAGTAAAGGAAAATAGACAGATTTAATTAAAATCTCCTATGATTCTCaagaaagaaaatcagaagagtATTGATAAATAATGCATGTTATGCTGCTTAGAAGAGATGTTAATTAAATCTATTTACCTTCAGTGTTTGTGAGTTTATTGCCTCCATACCCCTTAATAGACAAGAATCACTGCCTCTTGGCAATACATAAGCCAAGTTGTAAGTGGTGCCTTTTATGTTGCTCAATCAGTAAGAGTTTTAAATTTGATTGGAAAATAAGTATtacatatatttcaattttccccatattaattttttttacacaCACTAGGGGGGTGGAATCCCCATGTGGCTTCAAAATTACCAGAAATTTTACATGTCTAGGTGGGTCTTGAATGTTTTCACAAGAATAGTGGAAAGGAAAAAAATCTAGAATTCTCCCAGTAAGCCACAAATAGAAAGTGCTCATGAGCTTCATGTTACACAATTTGGCCTGCGACAATAGTGTTAATAATGCATGAAGCACAAAAGTAACATTTACAACACTGGCATAATTCCATTAAAAGTTTGTCAtacttataaaatttatatattcaTTTCGGAATGATGCACAATTTTATAATGCctatgcaaaacagagggatGTATACAAAACCCAACACAAAAATACAAAGCTTGGAATTTTGTACACATTGCATTCGGTATCACACAATGCCATAAATACTACTTGCTTTGTACTACTTGCATACCTTTGACATGATGGACTAAGGACACAATGTGCTGAATAAATGACTCTGATGTGCTTTTGCTGGCTTGTGGTAGCTTAATGTGGTCAAAGATGGATCGGAACTCTTGCTCCTTCTTGACCGAATGGACAAGCGTACTAGCAAGCAGCCTGTCTTTAGTCAAGGATGCAGGTCTATGATGCATAACACACAAAAACAAGAGGTTTATGACAGAGCAACTTCTTCACAGATAAAGCAAAATTATTACAAGCTATGACAATTACCTGTTTGAATCATCAAGTGGCACCGGGGCCATTTTAAGTTTCACTTCAGGTCGATGGGAGTCACTGGCTATCATTTTGATCCTAAGTGGGCTCTCCTCCCTGAATGTAGATTTTTCTCTTGCATCCAAATTCTTGTGAAGAGGGGGGCTATAATCAAAGAGTTCTTTGAGCTTCTCAGACTTTACCTGCTCAGGTGACTGGGCTTCTTTCTTCATCATTCTCTCAGAtattttctcttcttccttgtgCTTATCTTTTAGTGAACTAGGCCTCTCTACTACATAACCAGTTGTCTCTTTAAGCTTGTAGGTTTTATCTTCCCTAAAACCTTCGCTATCTCTATTTGTCTTCATAGAGATTTTAGATTTGTACTTGGAGCCTTCCTCCTCAGTATTCCGGTGAGATGCAGCAAAGCTCTTACCCTGATCTGCCAGAACAGACTTTCTGAACTGTCTATAATCTTCTGTCTCCTCCGTCTCCTCCCCGTCAGAATCATTAAATTTTTGTTTCCCAGATTCTTTATCCATATAGTATTCCAATGCTTCCTGATCTTCccattctctttctccctctgtccTGCCCTTTTCTGATCCTCTCTCCTTTGGGGTATCTTTCTCCCTAGTATTACCTCTATCAAGCAGGTACACTCTAGATTCTTCATCTGTGTACCTGTGGATATCAAAGGAGAAGATGACAATTTTTAACTGCCTTAATTCAGCAGCATTTATCTTCTGGCATACCACCACTACGGAATTCAACAACTGTCTGTATTAGTACAACTATTATAACATTTTACATATTGACTCTTTATAAAAAGAAATCTTTCTATCATAAATTCAAGACTTTTCAGTGTTAAAATAGCAAGCAGTAATTCTTGGAACATGTAAACCACTTCTTGCACAAAATCCTGCTTTTTGTACATTTTATACCAACAAGAAAGATAAActacttttctttaaaaacacGCTTCTAAAACCTAATATTCAGGGCCATGGCTAAGACAAGTTGTAGGCAACACATGTAATGAATACAGAAAGCACTGGTTTGTTTCTCGGCACAATTCATAGTGGTAGTTATTTCCTTTAAAAGCCTGCATGAACTAGAATTATTATCAGATTATTATCATATATTCTAATAGCCAGATATATAAATCCAGTGATGGGTGCTGTGAAAAGagatttttcagcaaacctgaaaaatgccccacatttgaagaaaaatctgaaatctaaatacATCATGAGAATGATAGAGAAGTAATAAAAGGAGCATCTGTGGCTTTAAGAAATGGAAACTCTCAGTGGCTATTCCTAGGTAATCACAGCATTCTAAGCTTGGTGTCCATGAATAAGCAGGGCTCTTTCCAGGTCCTGTTTTGGCCTTTAAGGGAGGCTTTACCGGAGCCAGACCTGCTAGCAACTACTGGGCAATTTGCTTCCACTCAACTGAATCACTCACCATGCCTGGCTTCTAACTACTACTGAACAGCAGCCATCCTATAAagaccagtgtggtatagtgattagagtttcagagcagggtctagcagacccaggttcaaatcatcaGCATGACATGAAAGCTCAGATGGTGATTTGGGGCTAGGTAGAGGttgccagggagggggagtgaaacTTTAAGACAGAGTAACAGATAAAGGTACATTTGGTTGtagggtgggaaggagatagcataaccaactccaggttaggaaatacctggagatttgtgagtTGGAACTTGGGGAGGGTGGTGTGCGAGAgaagggtataatggcatagactccaccatccaaagcagtcatttcctctatggaaactagggctgccaacctccacaaggaggctggacaGCACTTGAAATCACAACAGATTGCCAGATGACAtaggtcagttctcctggataaaatggctacttGAGGGTGGGTGCTAtgtcattatatcctgctaaAGTCACTTCCTGCTGCaaaccccaaatccccaggaacctcccaatctggagctggcaaccataaagcaagcaggaaagaggaagagtctatggggctttcaggaaagggaaagaggaaatagtgggggaggggggaatgagatgcctcccacaagtccttgcaggtttctGCTTGTATATTCTAACAGGGAAGTCAACAAATTCTGAGGATACTTCAATCCGGTGACTGGAGTTGTGAACGGGCAAGCAAAATGTgtcccagatttgcagaaaaatctgatttttttttttaaaaaaccacaattGTGCCAAAGTTTTCCTAGGCTGCCAGGGGGTGTATGTGGAGAGACAGaaacagataaaggtaggctggctgttgggtgggaaggagagaagaaagcaggaaaaggggggtAGCTATAGGGGCATTCACTCAACTGAAAAAGGAAATAGTTGGagaaggggaaatgagatgcctcccacaaATTCTTGGGGATTTCCAACAGTAAAGTCTGTTTTCATAACCTACTGTGTATACCTACTGTGAACgaagtaaataaaacaaatatcaaGGAGACTCTACTAAACTGACGAAATAAAGGCTTTTCTCCTATGGCACCATGACCTTGAAATGCCTTCTGCAGACATCCATCTGGAACAGAACTAGCCTTTTTGTATCAAGACTTGTTAATCCAGACTTTTtccaaattgttttttaaaaataataataattaagaaTCTGCACCATCTTTTAGTGTTACATCATCCTTTCTAATATTGGCCCAGCCCTTCACTTGAGACCTACACTAAAATCATGTAAGCTTCTCTCTCTTTCAGAACTTGAGATCCTGTTTCAGAAAACaagataaggaaggaaggcagttcACTCATGTGCTGGTTTGTAGTCACACTGTTAGGCCTAATAGTTTCCACGCCAAAGAATCCAGGGAGGGAGTTTCAGCTACACATTCAATCTCATTAGTGCAAGGACCCATAGGTGGGAGAAGGTACTTGCTTAATTTGGTCCGGTACAGTTGCAGAGTACATTGTCTCATAATGGCATGGCAATATACCTGATTGGATTTGGTCACTTGGCTAGCAACATACCTAACCGGTCAAGTTACATTATTTGCTATACATATGACTGGTCAACTAGAATGATGCCAAAGCCAGTAGTTTGCATAAAGGAAGATCTTCCATTCTGGTCACTGCTCTTTGTCTGAATTACTTCCATCTTTGGGTCACCCCTTGTTTCTAGATCAGGTAAGCCAGGATGCTTTGGACTTCAAAACTGTTGGGCTCTGGCTTGTCAGGTAACATCCAGATTTAGAGAACCAATAATTCCATGTGTGCTTAGGTTAGACATTtagcttttattattttatccttgCTTTTTCTCTGCTCTTATATTGTATATCTCTTTAATAAATCTCATTAATTATACTTTGCAGTGATTTTGGATTACAAACAGATCAAATAAATCAATAAAGTTATGCCTTGTAAAACAAATGGCCTCCAGGAACATATCTCCATCCAAAACAGCTAGCATTAACTAGTTTGGATTTGGAATAAACAGGTTCCAATCCCCCACTCCTGAAGCTCACTTGGTGTACCTTCTACCTAACTGACCTTTGGAGTTATTGCTGTAAGAATTAAATGGAGTTGGGGAGAAAGACAGTGTAAGCGATTTCGGCTCCCCAAAGGGGGatcataaacaaataataaagatGGATTAGTTGAAGATACCTTTAGCTTAATCATAACTAAAAATGTTTTCTGAGATTTAAAACGCTGAGCAAAATGCTTTTAAACGATTTAGCCAGTATGAGATACACCTAGTGTTACATCTGACTACTGCTGCCAGCCTTAAATGTTTTCAGAAAGCATTCTCTAGTTTAAGGTTCCAAATGACACCATTCTGTCAATGCAGTGGTGTCTCCTTGAACTGAGAATACTGACCATTACATTTTGTAGAGCTCTGGAGTCCTGCAAAGAATCAATTCCCAACTGACCCTCTTTTTTGTAAAGTATTTTAAGAAAGCCACAAGCAATAATGCAAATATAAATGCAAGCACTTGTCAGCCAAAAAATATAGTCTTCAACAAAATAAATAACCTGATTCAGTTAGTTAAATCTGAAAAACCAAACTGATTCCTTAAAGAGTAAGAAAAAAATCTTACGTTTTAAACCCTGCAATAAAGTGTTTCGTTTCCTTAGCTTCTCACTATAGGCACAAAGGCCATCCCACTCAACTCAAGAACAGAAAATCTAATTATGTCCCTGACCCTGACATGGCAAGCCCCAAGACTCTAAACGTTGTTACTTGAAAAGTGTTCTTGCATTTGTTACTAAACCAGTATCTAAATATAAGCAAAATAAAGCTGGTGAAAATGCCAGTACTTTTCACAGCACAGTACACAGCCCAACAGAAAGTGATTATCCAGTTCGAATTACCTAAATAAGCAACTTTATTTTGTAGTCATGGGTTCTTACCTTTTCAAAAATTTTCCAGTCTTTGCACTTTCCTGTTCCCCAGCCTCAGGATAAAAAGAACGCATGCGAGTCTCCTCACGTGGAGCATTCTGTGATGTGACTGCTTTTGCAGGACTTCTTCTTGCAGGAATGTGATGAAGTGGGCTGTTCTGTGAAGGGCTGTAGCGACTGGAACCATTTCCCAAGGAACCAGACCCAGACCTCTCAGGGCTATGCTGAATGGAATGTGAATGCTGAGGTGTGTCTTTTGTCGAGTGAACAGCACTAAGCAACTGAGCATCAGAGCATGAAGAACTCTGACTTGGTGGGGAAGCAACAGAATGACTAAGAGGAGACCGTGGACTGTTATCATATGCTGAAAGTCCAGGCCAAATATCACCTGAAGCTGCTGATTTATTGAAGTCATCTAAAGTTTCAGATGGATCATGTTCAAATgcacctttctcttcctcttgtgATTTATTTTTTAATGGGCTGTCTTGCAAAGCAGCTCCCTCAGTTTTCTTTGCTTGCTTTTCTGATGATCCACGTCTTTTGGAAGAGACAGGTGATTTGCTGTATGGAGAAGATGATCGAGACGAAGAGGACCTTGGAGATCTGGAAGATCTATATGATCGGCGAGATCTGCTGCGAGACCTCTGGGAAGAGACTGATCTTCGCTTTGGACTTCTAGAACGAGAACGGCCCCGTCTAGGACTTCGGGAGTGCCTTCTATTCCAGACTGGTCTGTAACCTCCACGATGGTATCTACCTCCACCTCCTGGATAATATCCTCTACCTCTTCCTCTGTAGCCATAGGGGCGTCTCATTCCTCTATTATTTCTGTAATCTCTGCGATAATCTCTAGTATAAACACGATCTCTACTGCGAGATCGTGAATATGTCCTAGACCGAGACCTAGAACTAAGATTTACAAATATTTTAGTACTTGAAGAGTTCAAGATCCTTTTAAAACAACTGTCCAAAATCTTGAGCAATGGATAATATTCCAGTGGTCTAGGAAATTTATTCTACTCCCCTTTTCAACAGTCATTTCCCCACTCCCTTTCCATACTAGAGGTGCTTCCTCCCAATTTTCCAGTGGAAATAATGGAAATTTATGGGATAATTTTTTAAACAGTGAAACATTTTCTACTTTGGATGGAGTGAAATGCACACAAGGCTTTACTCATTCAAAATGTCTAGTGCAAGTATTTTAATGTATACTTGTAGACACACAAAATAACTTTAAGGAAATACATATTGTTTAACTGAGTAATTCTTTGCACAATTAATTGTTTTTGTGTGTAACAATACATCAGCAAAGAGTTTAATATTTTCAGCATCTATAGCTTGAGCTCTATGTCATCATTTTGCATATGCTTCTCTTTGGCCATTGTAGAAGATGTCCTCTGCTACAGAACACACTTCCCCCTGCCTCTaggtcaggggtatcaaacatgcggcccaggggccaaatcaggtccctagagggctcctatcagaatcccaagcaactggcaggctgtcatctacttccttttccctctcgcttctgcataacagcttgctttgcaaggtttgctcagtcacaaaggagctacagagcaaaatctctattttctccattgactgaggttcctcccttggggaggaaggggagagaggcagagcttgctttgccaggctctcaatcacacagcagaactactgagctaagcctctcttccttctattggctgaggctccttcccacccccccggtcccctggggaaggaagaaaagagccagagcttcctttgcccagttccctggatcccatggaagaaatacaaagaaagcacctttaagaccaacgagtgctaatgttttaagcatgtgttaagtttttaaataggtacacacaaggcccaacccaacaaggtctcatttctgtcagatacaaatgagtttgacgcccctgctctaAGTAATTCCACCCATGCAAGACCAATATTTCTTAAGGAGATACAAAGGGCCTACCACAAAAGGAATATGCTGTGCAATGAAGGACTGCTTCCACAACAGCCCAAGAGAAGGTATACCATCTATGTCATGAAGCTTAACATACAAGACAAATATGCTGATTCTATTTTAACTGAATGTGACTGTCTAAATAAAATACGTCCGTCTATCACAAAAGTATATTTCCTTTTTACAACATATTGTTAAAGCAGGAAAATACTTAAACGTAAGTAATGCTTAGCTTCAGTTTTCCTccaaattcctttttttttttctggggaggaatggggaaatgTTTCCCCATCACCTTTGGCTTTAAATTTTCCAGAaatttcctcttttctccacagCCATCAGTTTCTCATTTCCAAAATGTTCTCTAAAAAAAATTCTGCCTAGGTTCTTAACAGTAGACTGAGATCTCTCCCCAACTCTGAACAGTAGATTCCAACAACTAGAAGGCTAACTATATATCAGAGTGTATGTATTTAATGTGTACGtacatgtgtatacacacacataattcttctcttctgttttctATACAACCATCAACAAAGTATTATCAAAGcaactaaacaaaatattgtcaAAACATTCAAAAAACTGAATCTACAATTTTGACATATACTGAGAAATTCAACAGAACTTGCTTCCAAGCATAAAGAGTCCATTCAAAAGCTTAAAGTTAAAAGAAAGTTAAAGTACAAGAAATTTACCTGTATCTCTTTTTTCTAGAATGGGATCTTGACCTTGACCTTGAAGTGGACTGTgatctggactttgaccttgaagAATGTGATCTAGTGTTAGAGCGACCCATTTTCCACTACTGGTTTAACCTACCCAATAAAAAAATAGGTAAAATAATGGTAAGTTACTAAAATTAGAAAGTTCAAATAATATATGAAATAAAACGTCTTAACATCAGGAACTATATATTTTTTATCTTACCATAATCTAACATGGAAGACAATGCTTTTTAAACAATTCAAGATTAAAAGAAATTTCTTCTTTCCCCAGAACAGACTTGTCAGCTAATAGCCAGTCTCTCAAAATGATAACTTCCTTAAAGAACAGCACTCTATTTTCTACCTTATGGCAAATTCAGTACTATGCTGTATGGACACTAAACAACAACACTGATAATTCTTCTCTACCATCATTATCCACATGAATATACCTTCCTCAATTACTTTTTCTTCTATCCATTGCTCCATTTCTTGATAGATCTTAATTTACCACTTCCTACAGTGAACCAAAATTTTCCAGCCACTTTCACCTCTCAAGTACCATGCTCTGCCCTTTGACCTTGATAAAGTAACAATAACCACATTCTTTTTATACTACTTATGATTAGCCAGTGTTAAAACATTAGTGCAAGTCACAGCTTAGGTAGGAACTACTTATTTTCAAAGTACTTTTCTCAACGCTAGTACGGCAGTTTTACCAGAAAACCAACACGTACACAAGCCAGTTAGGGCAGGAGGCATTACACCTCGTATATTTTTACTATACAACTATTTtatttgaaaagaaaagaaatgtttgTAAATATACAGACAAAACTCCTAGATCAAAATCTTTCCTATCCTAACTTCCTACACACTTGAAAACTCTTTATCTTCCTGCTGTTGAACTCAATGTGTATGTTAGTGCCAAAGGACAACCACCCACCCTCAGCCAGTCACTCAACTGGCTTCTGCATCCTTTCTTCTATCATGGTTTTAAAGCTGAGTTTACTTATAAGAAAATAAGAAGTGACACTAGATTGAAATGTAAGCTGTCTGCAAGGTATTTAAACTTTTAGAGATCTGATTGGATCCGATATGTTACATAGTTAATATGTCATTCTTGAACAGCCACTTCGATACGAAGTGATGGACTGTCACCACCTTCCCCAAGCAGTGTCCTGTGACCCCTGAAAATGCAACACCAGGAGTCAGGGGACCCTAAGTGCAAAAGGCACATGGAATAAGACACTGCAGTGAGGAGGCAGAATTGGACCACCTCACCTCCCTTTTCAGCTGGTGGTAAAAGGTGGTGGAGGACAATTTTGCCTGGTTCTTCCTTTTTCTAATGACCCTCTCTCAGATGGCCTTTTGTACATGAGAGTACTCCAACATCATACCACCAGGGGCCACTAGGAGTGAGGCAAGGCAGGAAAGATCTACCAACCATACATGGTTCAGAAGATTCATCTTATACTGTTACACTGACATTTCATAAAATCTTTCCCAACGAAGTATGCAGCATTCACAGGCAAATATCCTAATCTACAGATCCTCTCCCCTCACTATGCGTGTATGCACAGGCAACACAATAGGCCATTATGGAGAATGGGGAGCCTGTATTTGCCTCCCATATCTTTATCCTGCCCTTACTGTCTGGCTGGTCCTCAAATTTTACAGTTCCGAGCATGAGTAAGGATAAGGGGAAGGCTGGATCATGATATGGGAATCATGCACAAATATCCAGTTTCCCAGACTGCTTGGATATGCTGTCTGTGCAAAGAAAAAGCAGAAAGAGATAAACAGGGCACTGCTGAGAGTGATACCTTCATACTAGGAAGGATAATTACATTGTATTTACTCCCTGGTAAATTGTGTTTTCTTTCATAAGCCCATTTTCTCCACTGGCACATTCTTATATTTCTAATCCCAAACTACTTAAACTAGAAGCCCAGATAATATTGTTAGAGTAGTAAATATATAACATAGGAGTGAAGATACATATGCTTCCAGAAAATGCTCATTTCACTTATTAAGGAACCACCTTTAAAGTGCTGACAGCTCTTATGTCAATCTGCTTTCTTTCTGGTACTAAAAGCATATATTATTTCATTTGCTTTAACTCCCCCTCCCATTAACTACATGCTATATTTTGTATGTTAGTCATCTTGAGAAAACACTGCAAAATAAAAGCCTGAAATTTTAATAGGCTGGTTAAAGCCTTAAAACAGTAGAACACTTATCTTACCTGGCGATTCTGTATGTCAGTACAGAAGGAATTTACAGGTCTTAGTATGCACTCAAATAACAAtccctgttttaaaaaaaagtaaagttaTTTTGACTACAATCCTTTATCTTATGTGGGGAATTTTTTAATGCTTGAAACAAAGACAAAACACAGAATCTGGCATTTCAATATTAGTAAATTTATCATTTATCTTCACTCTTTCCAGCATTATGTAACAGGTCTGCGGATTTGTTGCTTATTCACAAGTACACGTACAGTTACATTTATCAGCCGTCAGCAATTCATACATTAATGTGAGTACACAACTTTTCTTGGTAACAGCACAATCCTTCTAGCATACTTCTGGCAACCACTTGCAGCCAGCAATAACTATGTGATACCACATATAACTAAGGAGTACTATATAGCAGCAGAAGCAAATGCTCACAGCTCTGGGCTACCAGCATGCTGTTCTGACATGCCTCTCCAAGGGCCTGGCTTCCCAAAAGATTACTTGCTTGGGTGAATGACAAGTCCCCTCAATCTGAGTCTCCTATcaagttctggtcgccgcacctcaaaaaggatattatagctttagagaaggtgcagagaagggcaactagaatgattaaagggctggagcactttccctatgaagaaaggttgaaacgcttgggactctttagcttggagaaacgtcgactgcggggtgacatgatagaggtttacaagataatgcatggaatggagaaagtagagaaagaagtacttttctccctttctcacaatacaagaactcgtgggcattcaatgaaattgctgagcagacaggttaagacggataaaaggaagtacttcttcacccaaagggtgattaacatgtggaattcactgccacaggaggtggtggcggccacaagtatagccaccttcaagaggggtttagataaaaatatggagcacaggtccatcagtggctattagccacagtgtatgtgtgtatataaaattttttgccactgtgtgacacagagtgttggacttgatgggccgttggcctgatccaacatggcttctcttatgttcttatgttcttaacagcagCAATGACATGTTCAGTTCTATATACACTGTTCCCATTTCACCTCCAGAACCCATGCATGATACTGAATATGGAGAACAAGAATAGGAAACCACATGCATATACTagtcttttccatgtgccattccTAATTTATTATCAAAATATGCAAAAGCTTACATTACTGAATGAAATGAGCAAGTGTGCTTGCTCTTCCAGTCAGTAGCCTTTAAGCATTTTACATAAATGtaagcagggatcattttgtagaaaaataggtggtggagctcattaacataactcattagcatatgccatccgCCCCTCCATGGATGAAGGAGACCCCTGGGTGATGGAGacatgcttgggctggctagagatccagccagcccaacaaggcctctcttgcctggggttctcctgggctgcctcccctgccccctgTCAAAAGGGCAGCAAgctacctgctgcccaaaattacataaaaagtggagaaacagtggtgtgggcttctccaggggttaatgagggctgctggggggatggcaaagcccctggtggctggctgcctgctctcctaatccagagattgttatgcacctgcacctactattcaatggacagggttggtggggaggaagagggggaaccctcagaaaggttcaggagctgtgctcctgtgaactcctgctgaatctgaggcctgaatgtAAATGTcgatatttctttaaaaaaaaacaaaaaaactgcaTGGTTAGGACTATCCCAACAACTACCTGTTTTCTAGATTTACAGTGTAAATTTAGTAGTGGTCTCTGGAAAGAAAGAACACTTCTAGCAACCTAGACATTGTATATTCAACAGGCATCTGCAGCCTATCGCCACTCAATAAAGAACACTCATACGATGGACACGTCTGCTAACACGTTCGCCGCATTCATCCCGTAAGACTGCATTTTTTAGGAACatcgaggggaggggagggggcggttAACGTGCGAGCTGTCCAGCAGTCGCGAAGAAAACCTGGAAGCCGCTACGCCTCTGCTCTCCCCCGTCCCTCCTGACGGCTCAGTTGCCGCAGCGACGGGGCGGGGGCAGCGCCAACAGATCGGGTGTCGTTGCCGCGCAGCAGATAAATCGGAAAGGAGCGGTCTCTCGCGCTCTTCCTTTCTCCCCCGGGGTCAGACATTCCTCGCAGACCTCGTTCCCGGCTACGTCAGCCACCGGCGAGGGAGCGGCCCcggcccaagggggggggggcacttaacGCACC contains:
- the BCLAF1 gene encoding bcl-2-associated transcription factor 1 isoform X1 — protein: MGRSNTRSHSSRSKSRSQSTSRSRSRSHSRKKRYSSRSRSRTYSRSRSRDRVYTRDYRRDYRNNRGMRRPYGYRGRGRGYYPGGGGRYHRGGYRPVWNRRHSRSPRRGRSRSRSPKRRSVSSQRSRSRSRRSYRSSRSPRSSSSRSSSPYSKSPVSSKRRGSSEKQAKKTEGAALQDSPLKNKSQEEEKGAFEHDPSETLDDFNKSAASGDIWPGLSAYDNSPRSPLSHSVASPPSQSSSCSDAQLLSAVHSTKDTPQHSHSIQHSPERSGSGSLGNGSSRYSPSQNSPLHHIPARRSPAKAVTSQNAPREETRMRSFYPEAGEQESAKTGKFLKRYTDEESRVYLLDRGNTREKDTPKERGSEKGRTEGEREWEDQEALEYYMDKESGKQKFNDSDGEETEETEDYRQFRKSVLADQGKSFAASHRNTEEEGSKYKSKISMKTNRDSEGFREDKTYKLKETTGYVVERPSSLKDKHKEEEKISERMMKKEAQSPEQVKSEKLKELFDYSPPLHKNLDAREKSTFREESPLRIKMIASDSHRPEVKLKMAPVPLDDSNRPASLTKDRLLASTLVHSVKKEQEFRSIFDHIKLPQASKSTSESFIQHIVSLVHHVKEQYFKSAGMMTLSERFTAYQKATEEHSTRQKSPEIHRRIDISPSALRKHTRLAGEERAFKEETQKGDKKLKCDAADLRHDIDRRRKERSKERGDSKGSRESSGSRKQEKIPKDYKDYKSYKEDSKQKREQDRSRSSSTSSPSSSSSSSREEKECKKERDEEFKPHHEQKEYSGFTGVGRPRGTFFRIRGRGRARGVFAGINTGPSNSNTAFQKRPKEEEWDPEYTPKSKKYFLHDDRDDGVDYWAKRGRGRGTFQRGRGRFNFKKSGSSPKWTHDKYQGDGLVEEEEETMENEDKERRKEEKE
- the BCLAF1 gene encoding bcl-2-associated transcription factor 1 isoform X5; this encodes MGRSNTRSHSSRSKSRSQSTSRSRSRSHSRKKRYSSRSRSRTYSRSRSRDRVYTRDYRRDYRNNRGMRRPYGYRGRGRGYYPGGGGRYHRGGYRPVWNRRHSRSPRRGRSRSRSPKRRSVSSQRSRSRSRRSYRSSRSPRSSSSRSSSPYSKSPVSSKRRGSSEKQAKKTEGAALQDSPLKNKSQEEEKGAFEHDPSETLDDFNKSAASGDIWPGLSAYDNSPRSPLSHSVASPPSQSSSCSDAQLLSAVHSTKDTPQHSHSIQHSPERSGSGSLGNGSSRYSPSQNSPLHHIPARRSPAKAVTSQNAPREETRMRSFYPEAGEQESAKTGKFLKRYTDEESRVYLLDRGNTREKDTPKERGSEKGRTEGEREWEDQEALEYYMDKESGKQKFNDSDGEETEETEDYRQFRKSVLADQGKSFAASHRNTEEEGSKYKSKISMKTNRDSEGFREDKTYKLKETTGYVVERPSSLKDKHKEEEKISERMMKKEAQSPEQVKSEKLKELFDYSPPLHKNLDAREKSTFREESPLRIKMIASDSHRPEVKLKMAPVPLDDSNRPASLTKDRLLASTLVHSVKKEQEFRSIFDHIKLPQASKSTSESFIQHIVSLVHHVKEQYFKSAGMMTLSERFTAYQKATEEHSTRQKSPEIHRRIDISPSALRKHTRLAGEERAFKEETQKGDKKLKCDAADLRHDIDRRRKERSKERGDSKGSRESSGSRKQEKIPKDYKDYKSYKEDSSREEKECKKERDEEFKPHHEQKEYSGFTGVGRPRGTFHDDRDDGVDYWAKRGRGRGTFQRGRGRFNFKKSGSSPKWTHDKYQGDGLVEEEEETMENEDKERRKEEKE